One window of Salegentibacter sp. Hel_I_6 genomic DNA carries:
- a CDS encoding tyrosine-type recombinase/integrase: MASVKVVFRPTSSNKNVGHLYLRKIKNRKAKFKSLNIKIRKTQWDEKLGMVLPTEKNHKKYNHRIEEALDNISDEHLKLGSIIDSTNDVVSFWEAHIRTVDNSSTQASYRVALNKFKAFLQVKNINELHFKNLTPEIIGDYQSFLKADGVQDLTVKIYLSFFKAIVNKAIRLRLTGYLVHPFVEIKTKPTRKTSYGLDIKEIGKLMRVELPDRLDYYRNLFLFQLFAGGMRIGDLLLLRWSNVEIRTNGIYLKYKQIKTKKEIISKLTLTSLKFLDMLFWEGNPSVVGDIEIKRKKLNDYLLRKEQVELNMDYSMIENAQLQGMIEGKISKSDLELEEIEEGIAEMTHKLIEHYKFLVVTMQDEFDGNTIFNELRKLKFPKNGLINEANKNKIIGATQKVNYNLKLISTRTELPKITTHKARHSYSQLLVNQNINLHFLSMALGHSSLAVTQNYIQSLHTKALDDVNENLSDSMAMYLR, translated from the coding sequence ATGGCATCCGTAAAAGTAGTTTTCCGACCAACATCTTCAAATAAAAATGTGGGACATCTTTACTTAAGAAAAATTAAAAATAGGAAGGCCAAATTTAAATCTTTAAATATAAAAATTAGGAAGACTCAATGGGATGAAAAATTGGGAATGGTATTGCCTACCGAGAAAAATCACAAAAAGTATAATCACAGAATTGAAGAAGCTTTAGATAATATTTCTGACGAACATTTAAAGTTGGGTTCAATTATAGATAGTACAAATGATGTTGTCTCTTTCTGGGAAGCGCATATACGCACAGTAGATAACAGTTCCACGCAAGCTAGCTATCGGGTAGCACTTAATAAATTTAAGGCATTTTTGCAAGTAAAAAACATAAATGAATTACATTTTAAGAATCTTACACCAGAGATAATAGGCGATTACCAATCCTTTCTTAAGGCTGACGGAGTTCAAGATTTAACGGTAAAAATTTACCTAAGCTTTTTCAAAGCCATTGTGAATAAAGCTATAAGATTGAGATTAACGGGCTATCTAGTACACCCATTTGTGGAAATCAAAACCAAACCAACTCGAAAAACGTCGTACGGGCTTGATATTAAGGAAATCGGTAAATTGATGAGAGTTGAATTGCCAGATAGATTGGATTACTACCGTAATTTATTTCTATTCCAATTATTTGCTGGAGGTATGAGGATTGGAGACTTACTTTTGTTAAGATGGAGTAATGTTGAAATAAGAACTAATGGGATATATTTAAAATATAAACAAATTAAGACCAAAAAAGAAATTATCTCAAAATTAACACTAACGTCATTAAAGTTTTTAGATATGCTTTTTTGGGAGGGAAATCCATCGGTAGTGGGTGATATAGAAATAAAAAGGAAAAAGCTCAATGATTACCTTCTGAGAAAGGAGCAAGTAGAACTTAATATGGATTACTCTATGATAGAGAATGCTCAACTTCAGGGGATGATAGAGGGGAAGATTTCAAAGTCTGATTTAGAGCTAGAAGAAATTGAGGAAGGTATTGCGGAAATGACTCACAAATTAATAGAACATTATAAATTTCTTGTGGTAACAATGCAGGATGAATTTGATGGAAATACGATATTCAATGAGTTGAGAAAACTTAAGTTTCCCAAAAATGGGCTCATAAATGAAGCTAACAAGAATAAGATAATTGGAGCTACTCAAAAAGTGAATTACAATCTAAAATTAATTTCTACCCGCACAGAATTACCTAAAATAACTACACATAAGGCAAGGCATTCCTATTCGCAATTGTTAGTTAACCAGAATATAAACTTGCATTTCCTTAGCATGGCTTTAGGACACTCAAGCTTAGCTGTTACGCAGAATTACATTCAAAGCTTACATACTAAGGCTTTGGATGATGTAAACGAAAACTTATCAGACAGTATGGCTATGTATCTTAGATAA
- a CDS encoding ATP-binding protein gives MIENSEFDKKSLKIIKGKTSDWSELAKDCVCFANGKGGTIVIGVEDDQDEPEPSQKIPDSLVEKINKTIPERTIGVAVSASKEVRSNGGEIINLKIFRNNQLIASTSDGRYYARVSDDCKPIPPDEITRLAAEKQAFIWEEKIVRKIPYQKVNLQKLNDFFSDIKSSSRVSSFVKDMPLEELLEYFFMAKDGYLTNLGVLWLGERNDRANLHYAPSVQFIKYDEYENKVNKVVWDDFSLNPKELLSAIISLSDWDESLEISDGIFRKNIPNYNIEVIRELVANAMVHRVYTMRGDIFINLYHDRLEIHSPGLLPMGVTPNNIINKSVYRNTHLAKVFYDLLLMEKEGSGYDKVYELLLFNGKPEPIVEEWDDRVVVTVKKNIISKETVRLMSKANDDFNLKQKEIIALGLIAQNNVLSSVALKKKLAIKGNDGLKYWVGNLLKYGIVLSKGKTKATEYIVNPDLLKQLDFKGKTDLKKIETHRLEHLILEDLEIYQPCSIGHIHERIGKEINRKKIKRQLEKMIENGKIKAVGENRWRVYEIND, from the coding sequence ATGATTGAAAATAGCGAATTTGATAAGAAGTCTTTAAAAATTATAAAAGGGAAAACTTCAGATTGGAGTGAACTTGCCAAGGATTGTGTATGCTTTGCAAACGGTAAGGGAGGTACAATTGTAATTGGGGTAGAAGATGACCAAGATGAACCTGAGCCTTCTCAGAAAATTCCAGATAGTTTAGTAGAAAAAATTAATAAGACAATTCCAGAACGAACTATTGGTGTGGCAGTATCTGCTTCCAAAGAGGTACGTTCTAATGGGGGCGAAATAATTAATCTCAAGATATTCCGTAATAATCAGCTGATTGCATCAACCTCTGATGGTAGGTATTATGCTCGTGTTTCTGATGATTGTAAGCCAATACCCCCTGATGAAATAACAAGACTTGCAGCGGAAAAACAGGCTTTTATATGGGAGGAAAAAATTGTGAGGAAGATTCCATATCAAAAAGTTAATCTTCAAAAATTGAATGATTTCTTTTCAGATATCAAATCTTCGTCGAGGGTAAGTTCTTTTGTAAAAGATATGCCCCTTGAGGAATTACTTGAGTATTTCTTTATGGCAAAGGATGGATATCTTACTAATTTAGGTGTATTGTGGTTAGGGGAAAGAAATGATAGGGCTAATCTTCATTATGCCCCATCTGTGCAATTTATCAAATATGATGAATACGAAAACAAGGTAAATAAAGTGGTATGGGATGATTTTTCCCTTAACCCTAAAGAGCTTCTAAGTGCTATAATATCTCTTAGTGATTGGGATGAATCATTGGAAATTTCAGATGGGATTTTTAGAAAGAATATACCAAATTATAATATTGAAGTTATTCGAGAGTTAGTGGCTAATGCGATGGTTCATAGGGTTTATACTATGCGAGGTGATATTTTTATTAATTTATATCATGACCGTTTGGAAATCCACTCTCCTGGATTATTACCAATGGGGGTTACGCCAAATAACATAATTAATAAATCAGTCTATAGGAATACGCACCTGGCAAAAGTATTCTACGATTTGTTACTTATGGAGAAAGAAGGAAGTGGTTATGATAAGGTGTATGAATTATTACTTTTCAATGGTAAGCCCGAACCCATAGTAGAGGAATGGGATGATAGAGTGGTTGTGACCGTTAAGAAAAATATTATAAGCAAGGAAACTGTACGATTAATGTCCAAGGCTAATGATGATTTTAACTTGAAGCAAAAGGAAATTATTGCTTTAGGATTAATAGCTCAAAATAATGTGCTGTCAAGTGTAGCACTGAAAAAGAAATTAGCTATTAAGGGAAATGATGGATTAAAATATTGGGTTGGAAATCTATTGAAGTATGGAATAGTCTTGAGCAAAGGAAAAACAAAAGCTACTGAATATATTGTTAATCCTGATTTATTGAAGCAATTGGACTTTAAGGGGAAAACTGATTTAAAGAAAATAGAAACTCATAGACTTGAACACTTAATATTAGAAGACCTAGAAATCTATCAACCATGTTCCATCGGACATATTCATGAAAGGATAGGTAAGGAAATTAATAGAAAGAAAATTAAAAGACAATTAGAGAAAATGATTGAAAACGGTAAGATTAAGGCTGTTGGAGAGAATCGTTGGAGAGTTTATGAAATTAATGATTAA
- a CDS encoding recombinase family protein produces the protein MKKARYNRISSPNQKLERQLAKNHPEELIFNDVISGSIPFAERPMGISLLEAIENKKIDYISISSVDRLGRNINDILDTLDYFTKNQVILKVDNLGIESMIKGKPNQVFKLIISVLGNVAEMERQNIRERQLEGIAIAKANGKYKGRVRGSSMSTEEFLYKYSNVVKEIKNHPDLSIRKLAKITGKSVGTVQSVKKEMAVS, from the coding sequence ATGAAAAAAGCACGTTATAACCGCATCTCGTCACCCAACCAAAAACTTGAACGGCAATTAGCTAAAAACCATCCTGAGGAATTAATATTTAATGATGTTATTAGTGGTTCTATTCCATTTGCTGAACGGCCAATGGGTATTAGCTTACTAGAAGCCATTGAAAACAAGAAGATTGATTATATATCGATTAGTTCCGTAGATAGATTGGGTAGGAATATCAATGATATCTTAGATACTCTGGATTATTTTACTAAAAACCAGGTTATTCTAAAAGTAGATAATCTTGGAATTGAATCTATGATTAAAGGAAAACCAAATCAGGTTTTTAAACTTATTATAAGTGTGTTGGGAAATGTAGCTGAAATGGAGCGGCAAAACATTCGGGAACGTCAGCTTGAAGGTATTGCCATTGCTAAAGCTAATGGAAAATATAAAGGGCGTGTTCGTGGTTCTTCTATGAGTACGGAAGAATTTTTGTATAAATATTCCAATGTAGTAAAAGAAATCAAAAATCACCCAGATTTATCTATCAGAAAATTGGCAAAAATCACTGGTAAGAGTGTTGGTACTGTGCAGAGTGTTAAAAAAGAAATGGCGGTTTCATAG
- a CDS encoding AbaSI family restriction endonuclease: MNNSDKFTYITKQLNRTKKKRFEHYVTSGIWHKLNDADIKFITQQYIKRPNGHALTDMYFPQFDLHVEVDESYHLNQKERDRLRKRDIINATNHRIEEIDCTNSLEEINNRIDSIVKLILELKANSKNFVPWSITEEQNPETYISRGFISINDNVVFTHQHLAANCFGYNYKRWQKGGVNHPYEVDKLIWFPKLYANGDWRNQISDDENTIIEKSLNPQKQKNHIKEELNNSRKIRIVFARGKDSLGHLLYRFKGEYELSVKDSNYEDGLVWKRISTEVKTYSNI, encoded by the coding sequence ATGAACAATTCAGATAAATTTACATACATAACCAAACAACTGAATAGAACTAAAAAAAAGAGGTTCGAGCACTACGTAACCTCAGGAATTTGGCATAAATTAAATGATGCAGATATTAAATTTATTACTCAGCAGTATATAAAAAGACCAAACGGACATGCATTAACAGACATGTATTTCCCGCAATTTGACCTGCACGTTGAAGTAGACGAAAGTTATCATTTAAATCAGAAAGAGCGAGATAGACTTAGAAAAAGAGATATAATAAATGCTACTAACCATAGAATTGAAGAAATAGATTGTACAAATTCTCTGGAAGAGATAAATAATCGAATTGATTCTATCGTAAAGTTAATTTTAGAATTAAAGGCCAACTCTAAAAACTTCGTGCCTTGGAGTATTACAGAAGAACAAAATCCTGAAACTTACATTTCGCGAGGATTTATTAGTATCAATGACAATGTTGTTTTTACTCATCAACACTTGGCTGCAAATTGTTTTGGTTATAATTATAAAAGATGGCAAAAAGGAGGTGTTAACCATCCTTACGAAGTAGACAAACTCATTTGGTTTCCAAAATTATATGCGAACGGTGATTGGCGTAATCAAATTTCTGATGATGAAAACACTATAATTGAAAAAAGTTTAAATCCTCAAAAACAAAAGAACCATATAAAAGAAGAATTGAATAATTCACGTAAAATAAGGATAGTCTTTGCCAGAGGTAAGGACTCACTTGGTCATCTTTTGTACCGTTTTAAAGGTGAATATGAATTATCCGTAAAAGATAGTAATTATGAGGATGGTCTCGTTTGGAAACGAATTTCTACTGAGGTCAAAACCTACTCCAATATTTAA
- a CDS encoding winged helix-turn-helix domain-containing protein yields the protein MAITTHDEIRVPALQLLTTHDVLKLKDFVEPLGKHFKLTEEEIAIMYPSGNGHIFHDRILWALSYLNTSSLFNKPRRGKYSISSQGIQILKNFAFFMVFDK from the coding sequence ATGGCAATAACTACACATGATGAGATACGAGTACCTGCACTCCAACTTCTCACAACGCATGATGTACTTAAACTAAAAGACTTCGTAGAACCTCTAGGAAAACATTTTAAGCTTACAGAAGAAGAAATAGCCATAATGTACCCTTCAGGGAATGGTCATATTTTTCACGACCGTATTTTATGGGCTTTAAGCTATTTGAATACGTCTAGTTTGTTTAATAAGCCTAGACGTGGTAAATACAGTATTAGTTCCCAGGGAATTCAAATTTTAAAGAACTTCGCCTTCTTTATGGTATTCGATAAATAA